One window of the Terriglobales bacterium genome contains the following:
- a CDS encoding NAD(P)(+) transhydrogenase (Re/Si-specific) subunit beta: MTSELEIGLYIFILAGFLGYHVITRIPPLLHTPLMSATNAISGISLIGSLVVAGADYNRLSTTLGFLAVTCSATNVVGGFLITDRMLRMFKTGEQQSGKQRKWPQGLPEALGMAVLLAAIFALTHWLGFAKAHHAAVTEAISAGALRYFYIVSAILFILGLKGLSSPKYARKGMWLAEFGMLMAILGTLFHPEIVNYRWILTGLTIGTIGGASMGLWIPMTAVPQRTAFSHSMGALAATLIGISEFARHAGVLDHVKMTAIGFEVVIGGLTVTGSLMAAAKLQELLPGAPITYKGQNLTNTALLALIGGLLVYLILDPSNTMLFYVMVALALLFGLLLVVPIGAADMPVVIALLNSYGGLADAAMGFVLMNKIQIITGSLDGTSGFLLSILMCRAMNRSAMNVLFGAFGKLPEKTAGPAGEAKGSVRSITPEETAVLFETARSVIIVPGYGMAVAQAQHGVSELAKLLMKRGVDVKYAIHPVAGRMPGHMNVLLAEANVPYDQLYEMEQINPYFAGADVALIVGANDVTNPAANNNKSSPLYGMPILEVERAQSIIVLKRSMRPGFAGVDNELYYDQKCMMLFGDARDSLNKLFAAMK, encoded by the coding sequence GTGACCTCGGAACTGGAGATCGGGCTCTACATCTTCATCCTGGCGGGGTTCCTCGGCTACCACGTCATCACCCGCATTCCGCCGCTGCTGCATACGCCGCTGATGTCGGCCACCAACGCCATCTCTGGCATCTCGCTCATCGGTTCGCTGGTGGTGGCGGGCGCCGATTACAACCGCCTGAGCACCACGCTCGGCTTCCTTGCCGTCACCTGTTCTGCCACCAACGTGGTCGGGGGCTTCCTCATCACCGACCGCATGCTGCGCATGTTCAAGACCGGCGAGCAGCAAAGCGGCAAGCAGCGGAAATGGCCTCAGGGCCTTCCCGAGGCACTGGGAATGGCGGTTCTGCTCGCCGCCATCTTCGCGCTCACCCACTGGCTCGGGTTCGCCAAGGCTCACCACGCGGCGGTGACCGAGGCCATCTCTGCCGGGGCGCTGCGCTACTTCTACATCGTTTCCGCCATCCTCTTCATCCTGGGGCTGAAGGGCCTGAGTTCGCCCAAGTACGCCCGCAAGGGCATGTGGCTGGCCGAGTTCGGGATGCTGATGGCCATCCTGGGGACGCTCTTCCACCCGGAGATCGTCAACTACCGCTGGATCCTGACCGGGCTCACCATCGGCACCATCGGCGGCGCCAGCATGGGCCTTTGGATCCCCATGACAGCGGTGCCGCAGCGCACCGCGTTCTCCCACTCCATGGGCGCGCTGGCCGCGACGCTCATCGGCATCTCTGAGTTCGCGCGGCATGCCGGAGTGCTCGACCACGTCAAGATGACCGCCATCGGCTTTGAGGTGGTCATCGGCGGCCTGACCGTCACCGGGAGCCTGATGGCCGCCGCCAAGCTGCAGGAGCTGCTGCCCGGCGCGCCCATCACCTACAAGGGGCAGAACCTCACCAACACGGCACTGCTGGCCCTGATCGGCGGTCTGCTCGTCTATCTGATCTTGGATCCCTCAAACACTATGCTCTTCTACGTGATGGTCGCGCTGGCGCTGCTCTTCGGCCTCCTGCTGGTGGTGCCCATCGGGGCGGCGGACATGCCCGTGGTGATCGCACTCTTGAACTCCTACGGCGGCCTGGCCGACGCTGCCATGGGCTTCGTCCTCATGAACAAGATCCAGATCATCACCGGATCGCTCGACGGGACCTCCGGCTTCCTGCTTTCCATCCTCATGTGCCGTGCTATGAACCGCTCGGCCATGAACGTGCTCTTCGGCGCCTTCGGCAAGTTGCCGGAGAAAACCGCCGGGCCGGCAGGGGAGGCCAAGGGTAGCGTGCGCAGCATCACCCCGGAGGAGACCGCGGTGCTGTTCGAGACCGCGCGCTCGGTGATCATCGTCCCCGGCTACGGCATGGCGGTGGCCCAGGCGCAGCACGGCGTGAGCGAGCTGGCCAAGCTGTTGATGAAGCGCGGCGTGGACGTGAAGTACGCCATCCACCCCGTGGCCGGCCGCATGCCCGGGCACATGAACGTGCTGCTGGCCGAGGCCAACGTCCCCTACGACCAGCTCTACGAGATGGAGCAGATCAATCCCTACTTCGCCGGGGCGGACGTGGCGCTGATCGTGGGCGCCAACGACGTTACCAATCCCGCCGCCAACAACAACAAGAGCAGCCCGCTCTACGGCATGCCCATCCTGGAGGTGGAGCGCGCCCAATCCATCATCGTGCTCAAACGCAGCATGCGTCCCGGCTTTGCCGGCGTGGATAACGAGCTCTACTACGACCAGAAGTGCATGATGCTGTTCGGCGACGCCCGCGACAGCCTCAACAAACTCTTCGCGGCCATGAAGTAG
- a CDS encoding 6-phosphofructokinase, with translation MQSAKGTIGILTGGGDVPGLNSVIKSAVYRASEMGRQVIGIRKGWEGLTHMNPAKDLDPAYLLLLTRGNTRTIDRSGGTILHTSRTNPLHVKKSKAPSHLSQADLGKQEAANDTYDLTPIVLRNLERLGIACLIVIGGDDTLSFASVLRDAGMPLIAIPKTMDNDVRGTEYCIGFSTAITRAKDLITRQRTTLGSHERIGVFRIFGRDSGFTSLYTGYVTSSRCLLPEYPFDLERLCSLLVEDKRKNPSNYALVVVSEGAVWQGQEVADFGESDAYGHRKKVDIGHALAAEIKRRTGEETMTSDLTYDLRSGDPDSVDQLVATTFANLALDLISDGVTEGMVAIQGGRYSHTALPDPGLGPRRVDVASLYNTERYRPQYGRRLGAPMLLSSVG, from the coding sequence CAATCGGCATTCTGACGGGCGGCGGAGATGTTCCCGGGCTGAACTCGGTCATCAAGTCGGCCGTGTATCGCGCCAGCGAGATGGGGAGGCAGGTGATCGGCATCCGCAAGGGTTGGGAAGGCCTGACGCACATGAACCCCGCGAAGGATTTGGACCCCGCCTACCTGTTGCTCCTCACGCGGGGCAACACTCGCACCATTGACCGCAGCGGCGGCACTATCCTGCACACCTCGCGAACCAACCCGCTGCACGTCAAGAAGTCCAAGGCGCCCTCGCACCTTTCCCAGGCCGACCTCGGCAAGCAGGAAGCGGCGAACGACACCTACGACCTCACTCCCATCGTGCTGCGCAACCTGGAGCGACTGGGCATCGCCTGCCTGATCGTGATCGGAGGGGATGACACGCTGAGCTTTGCCTCGGTGTTGCGCGACGCCGGGATGCCGTTGATCGCCATCCCCAAGACCATGGACAACGACGTGCGCGGGACGGAGTACTGCATCGGGTTCTCCACCGCCATCACCCGCGCCAAGGATTTGATCACGCGCCAGCGCACCACTCTGGGGTCTCACGAGCGCATCGGCGTCTTCCGCATCTTCGGCCGCGACTCCGGCTTCACCTCCCTCTACACCGGCTATGTGACTTCGAGCCGCTGCCTCCTCCCGGAATATCCCTTCGACCTGGAGCGGCTTTGCTCCCTGTTGGTGGAAGACAAGCGCAAGAATCCCAGCAACTACGCGCTGGTGGTGGTTTCCGAAGGCGCCGTGTGGCAGGGGCAGGAGGTGGCCGACTTCGGGGAATCCGATGCCTACGGGCACCGCAAGAAGGTGGACATCGGCCATGCCCTGGCAGCGGAGATCAAGCGCCGCACCGGTGAGGAAACCATGACCAGCGACCTGACCTATGACCTGCGGAGCGGCGATCCCGACTCGGTCGATCAGCTGGTCGCCACCACCTTTGCCAACCTGGCGCTCGACTTGATCTCCGATGGAGTCACCGAGGGGATGGTTGCGATTCAGGGAGGCCGCTACTCGCACACCGCCCTGCCTGATCCTGGCCTGGGCCCGCGGCGCGTGGACGTCGCATCCCTATACAACACCGAGCGGTACCGCCCGCAGTATGGCCGCAGGCTAGGCGCCCCCATGTTGCTCAGCTCGGTAGGGTAG
- a CDS encoding Re/Si-specific NAD(P)(+) transhydrogenase subunit alpha, giving the protein MVVGVPKETLAGEQRVALVPDLVPKLTKSGLEVVVELGAGEAAGFLDSAYAEKGARLEAGALESADVLLKVQPPAPADVGKIQSGATLIGFLQPYSNLEGIRALAARGVTAFSMELMPRITRAQSMDALSAMSTLAGYKAVLLAANRLPKLFPLLMTAAGTLTPARVFVIGAGVAGLQAIGTAKRLGAVITAYDTRPVVKEQVESLGAKFVMLELETKDAEDKTGYAKAQSEDFYKRQQALMGQSVMAADVVITTALVPGQRAPLLIPEEMVRGMRPGSVIVDLAAEQGGNCALTQPGEDVVRHGVAILGPLNLPSTLPFHASQMYAKTVTNFLAHLLKDGKIQLDLNDELTRGPLVTHQGEIVHEVVKKALQPQAGS; this is encoded by the coding sequence ATGGTCGTGGGAGTACCCAAAGAGACGCTTGCGGGCGAGCAGCGCGTGGCGCTGGTCCCGGACCTCGTCCCTAAACTGACCAAGTCGGGCCTGGAAGTCGTGGTGGAGCTGGGCGCGGGCGAAGCCGCCGGGTTCTTGGATTCCGCCTACGCGGAGAAGGGCGCGCGCCTGGAAGCGGGCGCTCTCGAAAGTGCGGATGTGCTGCTCAAGGTCCAGCCCCCCGCTCCCGCAGATGTGGGCAAGATCCAGTCCGGTGCCACGCTCATTGGATTCCTTCAGCCCTACTCCAACTTGGAGGGCATCCGAGCGCTGGCGGCGCGCGGGGTGACGGCCTTTTCCATGGAGCTGATGCCGCGCATCACGCGCGCCCAGTCCATGGACGCGCTCAGTGCCATGAGCACCCTGGCCGGCTACAAGGCGGTGCTGCTGGCCGCCAACCGGTTGCCCAAGCTCTTCCCCTTGCTCATGACCGCCGCGGGCACGCTGACTCCGGCGCGCGTCTTCGTGATCGGCGCCGGGGTGGCCGGCCTGCAGGCCATCGGGACGGCCAAGCGCCTGGGCGCGGTGATCACCGCCTACGACACGCGGCCCGTGGTGAAGGAGCAGGTGGAGAGCCTGGGCGCGAAGTTCGTCATGCTGGAGCTGGAGACCAAGGATGCCGAGGACAAGACTGGATACGCCAAGGCGCAATCCGAGGACTTCTACAAGCGGCAGCAGGCGCTGATGGGGCAGAGCGTCATGGCGGCGGACGTGGTCATCACCACCGCGCTCGTCCCCGGCCAGCGCGCACCGCTGCTCATCCCCGAGGAGATGGTGCGCGGCATGCGCCCCGGCTCCGTCATCGTAGATCTGGCCGCCGAACAGGGCGGGAACTGCGCCCTCACCCAGCCCGGCGAGGACGTGGTCCGGCACGGCGTCGCCATCCTCGGGCCGCTCAACCTCCCCAGCACCCTGCCCTTCCACGCCAGCCAAATGTACGCGAAGACCGTCACCAACTTCCTGGCGCATCTGCTGAAGGACGGGAAGATCCAGCTCGATTTAAATGACGAGCTCACGCGCGGCCCTCTGGTCACGCACCAGGGCGAGATCGTGCACGAAGTGGTGAAGAAGGCCCTTCAGCCGCAGGCCGGGAGCTGA
- a CDS encoding ABC transporter permease: protein MPKSFPLREPTRIALETIRAHKLRTFLTLLGIILSVSTLILVVALIEGTNRYIADRVANMGANVFLVTQFGIIPDRKEFVKALRRNRPITWEDYEDLRDNLELPLRVGLESRRTGTVKSGNESMEDIDVRGVTANIGEMDVEEPASGRYITDPDDTHRSQITLIGADVARRLFPDVDPLGQTLLIDGRPFEVVGVAKPMGTVLGQSQDNFVYMPIQTFLKIYGSNQRSMAINIQSRGPDWSLRTQEEARTLMRGRRHLVTGEEDSFGIFSASTVMDLWKQLTAAIASTMVGVVSVFLVIGGVVIMNVMLTSVTERTREIGIRKSLGARKRDILLQFLVESAVLAGIGGAIGVLLAAGLSALVGATTAVPMAIPLSAVIVSLAVSTAVGLFFGIYPARRAADLDPIEALRYEN from the coding sequence TTGCCCAAGAGCTTTCCTTTACGCGAGCCTACGCGCATCGCGCTGGAGACCATCCGCGCCCACAAGCTGCGCACCTTCCTCACCCTGCTCGGCATCATCCTTTCCGTCTCCACCCTGATCCTGGTGGTGGCGCTGATCGAGGGCACCAATCGCTACATCGCCGACCGGGTAGCCAACATGGGCGCCAACGTCTTTCTGGTGACCCAGTTCGGCATCATCCCCGACCGCAAGGAGTTCGTGAAGGCGCTGCGCCGCAACCGCCCCATCACCTGGGAGGACTACGAAGACCTGCGCGACAACCTGGAACTGCCCCTGCGGGTAGGGCTGGAAAGCCGCCGCACCGGCACGGTCAAGTCCGGGAACGAGAGCATGGAGGACATTGACGTGCGCGGGGTCACCGCCAACATCGGCGAAATGGACGTGGAGGAGCCGGCCAGCGGCCGCTACATCACCGATCCCGACGACACCCACCGCTCCCAGATCACCTTGATCGGCGCCGACGTGGCCAGGCGCCTCTTTCCCGACGTGGACCCCCTCGGCCAGACCCTGCTCATCGACGGCCGTCCCTTCGAGGTGGTGGGCGTCGCCAAACCCATGGGCACCGTCCTCGGCCAGAGCCAGGACAATTTCGTCTACATGCCCATCCAGACCTTCCTGAAAATTTACGGCTCGAACCAGCGGAGTATGGCCATCAACATCCAGTCGCGCGGGCCGGATTGGAGCCTGCGCACCCAGGAGGAGGCCCGCACCCTGATGCGCGGCCGCCGCCACCTCGTCACCGGCGAGGAGGACAGCTTTGGCATCTTCTCCGCCTCCACCGTCATGGACCTGTGGAAGCAGCTCACCGCCGCCATCGCCAGCACCATGGTGGGCGTGGTCTCCGTCTTCCTGGTCATCGGAGGCGTGGTCATCATGAACGTCATGCTCACCAGCGTGACTGAGCGCACCCGGGAGATCGGCATCCGCAAGTCTTTGGGGGCCCGCAAGCGCGACATCCTGCTGCAGTTCCTGGTGGAGTCGGCGGTGCTGGCCGGCATCGGCGGGGCCATCGGAGTGCTGCTGGCGGCGGGCCTCTCCGCCCTGGTCGGCGCCACCACGGCCGTGCCCATGGCCATCCCCCTCTCCGCGGTCATCGTCTCCCTGGCCGTTTCCACCGCCGTCGGCCTGTTCTTCGGCATCTACCC
- a CDS encoding CBS domain-containing protein — protein MKLHDTISLVLKSKGGQVFSIEPEASVYQAIERMAEKGVGALLVISGDKLVGVLSERDYARKVILKGKMSKETQVGEIMTGKVITGSPSDTVDECMRVMTDHRIRHLPVVEDERVVGMLSIGDLVKWIISAQEATIDNLHNYIAGKYPA, from the coding sequence ATGAAACTGCACGACACAATCAGCCTAGTCCTGAAGTCGAAGGGCGGCCAGGTCTTTTCCATCGAGCCGGAGGCCAGCGTCTATCAGGCCATCGAGCGCATGGCGGAGAAGGGCGTGGGCGCCTTGCTGGTGATCTCCGGGGACAAGCTGGTGGGCGTGCTCTCGGAGCGCGACTACGCCCGCAAGGTCATCCTGAAGGGCAAGATGTCCAAGGAGACCCAGGTGGGCGAGATCATGACCGGCAAGGTCATCACCGGCTCGCCCAGCGACACGGTGGACGAGTGCATGCGCGTCATGACGGACCACCGCATCCGGCACCTGCCGGTGGTGGAGGACGAGCGGGTAGTGGGCATGCTCTCCATCGGCGACCTGGTCAAGTGGATCATCTCCGCCCAGGAAGCCACCATCGACAACCTGCACAACTACATCGCCGGGAAGTATCCGGCGTAG